From a single Oncorhynchus tshawytscha isolate Ot180627B unplaced genomic scaffold, Otsh_v2.0 Un_scaffold_17_pilon_pilon, whole genome shotgun sequence genomic region:
- the LOC121846139 gene encoding 26S proteasome non-ATPase regulatory subunit 4-like isoform X2: MGLESTMVCVDNSEYMRNGDFLPTRLQAQQDAVNIVCHSKTRSNPENNVGLITMANNCEVLTTLTADAGRILSKLHAVQPRGNISFCTGIRVAHLALKHRQGKNHKMRIIAFVGSPVEDNEKDLVKMAKRLKKEKVSVDIINFGEEEVNTEKLTAFINTLNGKEGAGSHLVTVPPGPSLADALLSSPILAGEGGAMLGLGSSDFEFGVDPSADPELALALRVSMEEQRQRQEDETRRAAVVSATEAGVPSPTADESDEALLKMSVPQADTATPAMPDFSRMTEDEQIAYALQMSMQGGEFGAESMDMDTGAPVDSEGAKDEEDYDVMQDPEFLQSVLENLPGVDPNNEAIRNAMGSLASQTGSKPDSKKDKDDDKKK, from the exons ATGGGGCTCGAAAGTACTATGGTCTG TGTGGACAACAGTGAGTATATGAGGAATGGAGACTTCCTCCCCACCAGACTTCAGGCCCAGCAAGATGCTGTCAACATTGTGTGCCACTCCAAGACGCGCAGCAACCCTGAGAACAACGTGGGCCTCATCACCATGGCCAA TAACTGTGAGGTGCTGACCACCTTGACTGCAGACGCGGGGAGGATACTGTCTAAACTGCACGCTGTCCAGCCCCGTGGAAACATCAGCTTCTGCACAGGCATCAGAGTGGCACAT ttgGCTCTGAAGCACAGACAGGGGAAGAACCACAAGATGCGTATAATTGCCTTTGTGGGCAGCCCAGTGGAGGACAACGAGAAGGAT CTGGTGAAAATGGCAAAGCGTCTAAAGAAAGAGAAAGTCAGTGTGGACATCATTAACTTTGGAGAGGAG GAGGTGAACACAGAAAAGCTGACGGCCTTCATCAACACTCTGAATGGGAAGGAAGGAGCAGGGTCCCACCTTGTGACAGTGCCTCCAGGCCCCAGTCTGGCTGATGCCCTGCTGTCCTCTCCTATCCTTGCTGGGGAGGGAGGAGCCATGCTGGGCCTGGGGTCCAGTGACTTTGAGTTTGGAGTGGACCCCAGTGCAGACCCAGAGCTGGCACTG gctctgagggtgtctatggaggagcagagacagaggcaggaggATGAGACTCGCAGGGCAGCAGTGGTGTCTGCTACTGAGGCCGGGGTTCCCTCGCCTACCGCTGACG AGTCAGACGAAGCTCTGCTGAAGATGTCAGTCCCCCAGGCTGACACGGCCACGCCCGCTATGCCCGACTTCAGCCGCATGACGGAGGACGAGCAGATTGCCTACGCCCTACAGATGTCCATGCAGGGTGGAG AGTTTGGTGCAGAGTCAATGGACATGGACACAGGAGCCCCTGTAGACTCAGAGGGTGCTAAG GATGAGGAGGACTATGATGTGATGCAGGACCCAGAGTTCCTCCAAAGCGTCCTGGAGAACCTACCGGGTGTCGACCCCAACAACGAGGCCATCCGGAATGCCATGGGCTCGCTGGCCTCACAGACAGGATCCAAACCTGACAGCAAGAAAGACAAAGACGATGATAAGAAGAAATGA
- the LOC121846138 gene encoding phosphatidylinositol 4-phosphate 5-kinase type-1 alpha-like isoform X2 yields MATAVPVDSGLTAPTGSSASRKVASPEIPGSSQSMKKTIGHRGVETNTGETTYKKTTSSALKGAIQLGITHTVGSLSQKAERDVLMQDFVVVESIFFPSEGSNLTPAHHYSDFRFKTYAPIAFRYFRELFGIRPDDYLYSLCNDGLIELSNSGASGSLFYVSSDDEFIIKTVQHKEAEFLQKLLPGYFMNLNQNKRTLLPKFYGLYCIQAGGKNIRLVVMNNLLPRVVHMHHKYDMKGSTYKRRASAKERDKTFPTFKDLDFIQDLPDGLLLETDNYNALSKTIQRDCLLLQSFKIMDYSLLVGIHNLEQASRERERGGRQMGDSGGSEGAVTPDQRRPQAQKSLYCTAMESIQGEARGKGALESEDHMGGIPARNSKGERLLVFIGIIDILQSYRFIKKLEHSWKALVHDGDTVSVHRPGFYAERFQQFMCNTVFKKIPLKLSPSKKSRGGVPGGLRRAPTLGGPTPLSHAAGQSVVDSRLVYQSHFNKADAEGDSGMQSGRPDLVPRTPPLAGGSGDAEANFSTSSLGSTGLTTSSPLLQSVGVEVHRAVTSTDQDHGVSHSMGAEVEASGDQSGNEDAISLSDIIPETNICF; encoded by the exons ggtCCAGTGCGTCTCGGAAAGTGGCATCTCCAGAG atTCCTGGATCCAGTCAGAGTATGAAGAAGACCATTGGACACAGAGGAGTTGAGACGAACACTGGAGAGACCACCTATAAGAAG ACCACGTCGTCAGCCCTGAAAGGAGCAATTCAGCTGGGCATCACTCACACTGTGGGCAGCCTGAGTCAGAAGGCTGAGAGGGATGTTCTCATGCAGGACTTTGTGGTGGTCGAGAGCATCTTCTTCCCCAG tgaaGGCAGTAACCTGACCCCTGCCCACCACTACAGTGATTTCAGGTTTAAGACCTACGCCCCCATCGCCTTCCGCTACTTCAGAGAACTCTTTGGCATCCGGCCAGACGACTACCTG TACTCTCTGTGTAACGATGGCCTGATAGAGCTGTCTAACTCCGGCGCCAGCGGCTCTCTCTTCTACGTGTCCAGTGATGATGAGTTCATTATCAAGACGGTGCAGCACAAAGAGGCTGAGTTTCTCCAGAAGCTACTGCCAGGATACTTCATG AATCTGAATCAGAACAAACGGACCCTGCTCCCTAAGTTCTACGGTCTGTACTGCATCCAGGCGGGAGGGAAGAACATCCGCCTGGTGGTGATGAACAACCTGCTGCCCCGCGTGGTCCACATGCACCATAAGTACGACATGAAGGGTTCCACCTATAAGAGACGGGCCTCAGCCAAGGAGAGGGACAAGACTTTTCCCACCTTTAAAGACCTGGACTTCATCCAGGACCTGCCTGATGGACTACTGCTGGAGACGGACAACTACAACGCCCTTAGCAAGACCATCCAGAGAGACTGcctg CTCCTGCAGAGTTTTAAAATCATGGACTACAGTCTACTGGTGGGGATCCATAACCTGGAGCAggctagtagagagagggagcgaggtggGAGGCAGATGGGGGACAGTGGGGGGTCAGAGGGGGCAGTAACCCCAGACCAGCGCCGACCCCAGGCCCAGAAAAGTCTTTACTGCACAGCCATGGAGTCTATACAGGGAGAGGCCCGCGGGAAGGGAGCCCTGGAGTCTGAGGACCA TATGGGCGGGATCCCAGCCAGGAACTCTAAAGGAGAGAGGTTGCTGGTCTTTATCGGCATCATCGACATTCTGCAGTCCTACAG GTTCATCAAGAAGTTGGAACACTCATGGAAGGCCCTCGTCCATGATGGG GATACAGTGTCGGTGCACAGACCAGGCTTCTACGCTGAGCGCTTCCAACAATTCATGTGTAACACAGTGTTCAAGAAGATCCCAT TGAAGCTCTCCCCATCCAAGAAATCTCGTGGTGGGGTTCCGGGGGGTCTGAGGAGAGCTCCTACCCTGGGAGGCCCCACCCCACTCTCCCACGCtgctggacagtctgtggtggacTCTCGACTCGTCTACCAATCACACTTCAACAAGGCTGATGCAGAGGGAGACAGTG GCATGCAGTCGGGCAGGCCAGACCTGGTGCCAAGGACCCCTCCCCTGGCGGGAGGGTCAGGGGATGCGGAGGCCAACTTTTCCACATCCTCATTAGGAAGCACAGGACtcaccacctcctctcctctgctaca gtcagtAGGGGTTGAGGTACATAGAGCAGTAACAAGCACAGACCAAGACCACGGTGTCTCCCACAG tatgGGTGCGGAAGTGGAAGCGTCAGGTGATCAGTCGGGTAATGAAGATGCCATCTCACTATCAGACATTATCCCAGAGACTAACATCTGCTTT TAA
- the LOC121846139 gene encoding 26S proteasome non-ATPase regulatory subunit 4-like isoform X1: MGLESTMVCVDNSEYMRNGDFLPTRLQAQQDAVNIVCHSKTRSNPENNVGLITMANNCEVLTTLTADAGRILSKLHAVQPRGNISFCTGIRVAHLALKHRQGKNHKMRIIAFVGSPVEDNEKDLVKMAKRLKKEKVSVDIINFGEEEVNTEKLTAFINTLNGKEGAGSHLVTVPPGPSLADALLSSPILAGEGGAMLGLGSSDFEFGVDPSADPELALALRVSMEEQRQRQEDETRRAAVVSATEAGVPSPTADESDEALLKMSVPQADTATPAMPDFSRMTEDEQIAYALQMSMQGGAEFGAESMDMDTGAPVDSEGAKDEEDYDVMQDPEFLQSVLENLPGVDPNNEAIRNAMGSLASQTGSKPDSKKDKDDDKKK, encoded by the exons ATGGGGCTCGAAAGTACTATGGTCTG TGTGGACAACAGTGAGTATATGAGGAATGGAGACTTCCTCCCCACCAGACTTCAGGCCCAGCAAGATGCTGTCAACATTGTGTGCCACTCCAAGACGCGCAGCAACCCTGAGAACAACGTGGGCCTCATCACCATGGCCAA TAACTGTGAGGTGCTGACCACCTTGACTGCAGACGCGGGGAGGATACTGTCTAAACTGCACGCTGTCCAGCCCCGTGGAAACATCAGCTTCTGCACAGGCATCAGAGTGGCACAT ttgGCTCTGAAGCACAGACAGGGGAAGAACCACAAGATGCGTATAATTGCCTTTGTGGGCAGCCCAGTGGAGGACAACGAGAAGGAT CTGGTGAAAATGGCAAAGCGTCTAAAGAAAGAGAAAGTCAGTGTGGACATCATTAACTTTGGAGAGGAG GAGGTGAACACAGAAAAGCTGACGGCCTTCATCAACACTCTGAATGGGAAGGAAGGAGCAGGGTCCCACCTTGTGACAGTGCCTCCAGGCCCCAGTCTGGCTGATGCCCTGCTGTCCTCTCCTATCCTTGCTGGGGAGGGAGGAGCCATGCTGGGCCTGGGGTCCAGTGACTTTGAGTTTGGAGTGGACCCCAGTGCAGACCCAGAGCTGGCACTG gctctgagggtgtctatggaggagcagagacagaggcaggaggATGAGACTCGCAGGGCAGCAGTGGTGTCTGCTACTGAGGCCGGGGTTCCCTCGCCTACCGCTGACG AGTCAGACGAAGCTCTGCTGAAGATGTCAGTCCCCCAGGCTGACACGGCCACGCCCGCTATGCCCGACTTCAGCCGCATGACGGAGGACGAGCAGATTGCCTACGCCCTACAGATGTCCATGCAGGGTGGAG CAGAGTTTGGTGCAGAGTCAATGGACATGGACACAGGAGCCCCTGTAGACTCAGAGGGTGCTAAG GATGAGGAGGACTATGATGTGATGCAGGACCCAGAGTTCCTCCAAAGCGTCCTGGAGAACCTACCGGGTGTCGACCCCAACAACGAGGCCATCCGGAATGCCATGGGCTCGCTGGCCTCACAGACAGGATCCAAACCTGACAGCAAGAAAGACAAAGACGATGATAAGAAGAAATGA
- the LOC121846138 gene encoding phosphatidylinositol 4-phosphate 5-kinase type-1 alpha-like isoform X1 — protein sequence MATAVPVDSGLTAPTDIRTQFWRRALQRGSSASRKVASPEIPGSSQSMKKTIGHRGVETNTGETTYKKTTSSALKGAIQLGITHTVGSLSQKAERDVLMQDFVVVESIFFPSEGSNLTPAHHYSDFRFKTYAPIAFRYFRELFGIRPDDYLYSLCNDGLIELSNSGASGSLFYVSSDDEFIIKTVQHKEAEFLQKLLPGYFMNLNQNKRTLLPKFYGLYCIQAGGKNIRLVVMNNLLPRVVHMHHKYDMKGSTYKRRASAKERDKTFPTFKDLDFIQDLPDGLLLETDNYNALSKTIQRDCLLLQSFKIMDYSLLVGIHNLEQASRERERGGRQMGDSGGSEGAVTPDQRRPQAQKSLYCTAMESIQGEARGKGALESEDHMGGIPARNSKGERLLVFIGIIDILQSYRFIKKLEHSWKALVHDGDTVSVHRPGFYAERFQQFMCNTVFKKIPLKLSPSKKSRGGVPGGLRRAPTLGGPTPLSHAAGQSVVDSRLVYQSHFNKADAEGDSGMQSGRPDLVPRTPPLAGGSGDAEANFSTSSLGSTGLTTSSPLLQSVGVEVHRAVTSTDQDHGVSHSMGAEVEASGDQSGNEDAISLSDIIPETNICF from the exons ACATTAGGACTCAGTTCTGGAGGAGAGCCTTGCAGAGAG ggtCCAGTGCGTCTCGGAAAGTGGCATCTCCAGAG atTCCTGGATCCAGTCAGAGTATGAAGAAGACCATTGGACACAGAGGAGTTGAGACGAACACTGGAGAGACCACCTATAAGAAG ACCACGTCGTCAGCCCTGAAAGGAGCAATTCAGCTGGGCATCACTCACACTGTGGGCAGCCTGAGTCAGAAGGCTGAGAGGGATGTTCTCATGCAGGACTTTGTGGTGGTCGAGAGCATCTTCTTCCCCAG tgaaGGCAGTAACCTGACCCCTGCCCACCACTACAGTGATTTCAGGTTTAAGACCTACGCCCCCATCGCCTTCCGCTACTTCAGAGAACTCTTTGGCATCCGGCCAGACGACTACCTG TACTCTCTGTGTAACGATGGCCTGATAGAGCTGTCTAACTCCGGCGCCAGCGGCTCTCTCTTCTACGTGTCCAGTGATGATGAGTTCATTATCAAGACGGTGCAGCACAAAGAGGCTGAGTTTCTCCAGAAGCTACTGCCAGGATACTTCATG AATCTGAATCAGAACAAACGGACCCTGCTCCCTAAGTTCTACGGTCTGTACTGCATCCAGGCGGGAGGGAAGAACATCCGCCTGGTGGTGATGAACAACCTGCTGCCCCGCGTGGTCCACATGCACCATAAGTACGACATGAAGGGTTCCACCTATAAGAGACGGGCCTCAGCCAAGGAGAGGGACAAGACTTTTCCCACCTTTAAAGACCTGGACTTCATCCAGGACCTGCCTGATGGACTACTGCTGGAGACGGACAACTACAACGCCCTTAGCAAGACCATCCAGAGAGACTGcctg CTCCTGCAGAGTTTTAAAATCATGGACTACAGTCTACTGGTGGGGATCCATAACCTGGAGCAggctagtagagagagggagcgaggtggGAGGCAGATGGGGGACAGTGGGGGGTCAGAGGGGGCAGTAACCCCAGACCAGCGCCGACCCCAGGCCCAGAAAAGTCTTTACTGCACAGCCATGGAGTCTATACAGGGAGAGGCCCGCGGGAAGGGAGCCCTGGAGTCTGAGGACCA TATGGGCGGGATCCCAGCCAGGAACTCTAAAGGAGAGAGGTTGCTGGTCTTTATCGGCATCATCGACATTCTGCAGTCCTACAG GTTCATCAAGAAGTTGGAACACTCATGGAAGGCCCTCGTCCATGATGGG GATACAGTGTCGGTGCACAGACCAGGCTTCTACGCTGAGCGCTTCCAACAATTCATGTGTAACACAGTGTTCAAGAAGATCCCAT TGAAGCTCTCCCCATCCAAGAAATCTCGTGGTGGGGTTCCGGGGGGTCTGAGGAGAGCTCCTACCCTGGGAGGCCCCACCCCACTCTCCCACGCtgctggacagtctgtggtggacTCTCGACTCGTCTACCAATCACACTTCAACAAGGCTGATGCAGAGGGAGACAGTG GCATGCAGTCGGGCAGGCCAGACCTGGTGCCAAGGACCCCTCCCCTGGCGGGAGGGTCAGGGGATGCGGAGGCCAACTTTTCCACATCCTCATTAGGAAGCACAGGACtcaccacctcctctcctctgctaca gtcagtAGGGGTTGAGGTACATAGAGCAGTAACAAGCACAGACCAAGACCACGGTGTCTCCCACAG tatgGGTGCGGAAGTGGAAGCGTCAGGTGATCAGTCGGGTAATGAAGATGCCATCTCACTATCAGACATTATCCCAGAGACTAACATCTGCTTT TAA